CTCTCCCTCGATGTGCTCGAACTCGATGCCCATCCGCGCGTAGATCTTCTTGAAGCCCTTGATGCTGGTGTCCCGGAACTGGTTCCAGAGCTTGAGGGCCTCGGCGTCACCGGCCTCCATGCGGCGGAAGAAGGCGCGGGCCTTCTCGTCGAACTCGGGCTCGGCCTCGGCGCGCTTGTTGGCCTTGACGTACACCTCCACCAGGTGGCCCATGTCGTCGATGCGGGCCGGGTCGCCGTACTCCTGGAAGCCCACGGCCACCAGGCCGAACTGTTTGCCCCAGTCGCCCAGGTAGTTGATGCCTTCCACCCGCCAGCCCAGCGCCCGGTAGATGTTGGCGATGCAGTGGCCGAGGAACGTCGTGCGAATGTGGTGGAAGCCAATGGGCTTGGCGATGTTCGGCGACGAGTAGTCGATGGCCACCGTCTTGCCGCGGCCCGCGTCCTCGTCACCGCCGTAGCGGATGCCCGCGCTTCGCGCGGCGTCGATGACCTCCGCCGTGAAGGGCAGGGTGGGGAAGCGCGCGTTGACGTACGGCCCCACGGCCTTGATTTCCAGCCCGGGGACGCTGAGCGACTGCGCCAGCCCGGCGGCGATGGCGGGTGGGGCCTTCTTCTGGGCCTTGGCGAGAGGGAAGGTGGCGAAGCTGAGGTCGCCGTGCGCCGGCTCGGCGGGCTTGACCTGGGCTTCGATGTCGGCGGCCGGCACGCCCAGGGCATTGGCAAGAGCCTGGGCGAAGGCGGCGCGGTAACGGGAGTAGACGGATGTGCTCATGGGGCTGCGGGGATACTAGACAAACCGAGGTGGCTTCCGGCCACCTCTTGTTCGCGCCCGCGGCGAATCCCCCAGTCACGGCACGGCGGGGGCTCGCCGGCTGGGCCGGACCACCGCAGAGACGGTGTCCAGCAGCTTGGGCAGGTTGAGGGGCTTTTCGAAGAAGCCGTCGATGCGCTCCAGCCCCTGGCCCGAGGTGAGTGACGCCACCTCGGTGGCTCCGGAGATGATGTACACGACGATGTCCGCCAGCGACTCGTTGCCACGGATGTAGCGGAGCACCGATTGCCCATCCTCCTCGCTCAGCCGCAGGTCGAGCAGGACCATGGCTGGCCGGATGTGAGAGAGAATGGACCGTGCCTCGGATGCGCCCGAGGTGGCCATCACCCGGTAGCCCTCCTGCTCCAGCACCTGCTGCAGCACCTCCCGGCAGTCGGCGTCGTCCTCCACCAGCAGGATGCCGCCGCTCTTGGGCGCCGCCTGGGCCATCTCCGGCGCGCTGACGGCGCCGGCGAACATGGGGAGCACCATCTGGAACGTGCTGCCCTCGCCCAGGACGCTGGCGCTCTCCATTCGTCCGCCATGGAGGGCGACAATCTTCCCTACCAGCGGCAACCCGAGCCCCGCACCAGGCGGCCGGGGCATGCCCGGGGTGGCGCGGTAGAAGGCGTCGAAGACGTGCTCCAGGGCCTCGCTGGACATGCCCGGGCCGCTGTCCTTCACGGTCAGCATCGCCAGGCCGTCCTCGGCGGAGACGCGCACCTCGACGGTGTCGTCCGCCTCGCTGTGGTGGATGCCGTTCTCCACGAGGTTGTGGATGGCCTCGGCGATGCGCTCGCGGTCGCCGCGGACGAACACCTCGGGGCAGGGGGGAATCACCACGCGTACCTTGCAGTGCTCCGCGAGCGCCCCCAGTGAGCGCACCACTTCCTCCGCCACGGCCTTGAGGCCGAAGGGACGCTGATTGAGCTGCATCTTCCCGGACTGGAGCCGGGACATGAGCAGCAAATCGTTCACCATGCGCAGCATCCGGTCCGAGTTCCGGTCGCAGATCTGCACCGCGCGGCGCTGGGCATCCGTGAGGGGCCCCAGCTTCTCGCGGCCCATCATCGCCAGGTAGGACTTGATGGTGGTGAGCGGGTTCTTCAGGTCGTGCGAGACGTTGCCCAGCAGCTCCTCGCGGTTCTGCTCCAGGCTCTTGAGGCCAGCGATGGCCGTCTGCAGGTCCTTGTTGCGGCGGGCGCTGTCGTCACGCAGGCGCGCCACCTCGTAGGCGGCGGTGAGCTGCGCCGCCAGTGACTGCAACAGCGTGTCGGACGGCTCGCGCCGGGAGCCCAGCACCACCAGGACGCCACCGACGCCTTGCGGGCCCTCGAGTGGCACGGCGACTGTGTCCCCATCACGCAGCAGCGCCTTCTGGGAGAAGGCCCGGCCCACCACGCCCTCACCGGGGACGGCGGCGGTGACGCGGTCGTCGTAACGGCCTCGCACGTGCTCGACGTGGAGCTGCTCCCGGGATGGGAAGTAGCGCGCCACGTAGCAGACCTTCGGCTTGAGGAGTGTGTGGATGGTCTGCAGGTGGGCGCGGAGCGCTTCGGTGGGCCCCGCGTTGTCCGTCAGGTGCCGCGACATCTCCAGCAGGGCGCGGTGAGCAACATCCGCTTCCACCGAGGGGAGCGGCTTCGCGGGCCGCTTCGGAGTCTTCTTGGCCGCCTTCGCAACCGGACGCAGCGGTACGACTTCCGCCAGCGTCCCCTTCTTCTTTGAGCGCACGGGGTGAATCCTTGCTCAAGTTCCGCGCGCCTGTGAACGGCCTCTGCCTTCCGAGGCCTTCCGGAGGACAGTGTCCGTGTCGGCTGGCCGACAGCCGGGCTCAGGCCCGGCGCTGGATGCGCTGGTCGTTGCCCAGGGCGTAGGGCTCCACCAGCAGCGGCTCCACCTTCTCCCGGTAGCCCTCCACGGAGAAGCCACCTTCCGCCAGCGCGCTGAGTACGGACGTCTGCACCCGGCGAGCCGTCTCGTCGGCGGTGAGCAGCTTCAGCATGGGCTCGCGCGCCGGCTCGTACTTGAAGACGCCCAGCGCCTTGAGCGCGGCGATCTTCACGTCGTCCGACATGTCCTCCAGGAAGGGCACCACCGTGGGGGGGATGCGGGGGTCCTGGCTGCCGGCCACGTGGTGCAGCAACACCACCTTCTTCTCCGGATTGCGCGTGTAGTGGGCGGACAGGTGCTGGAGCGCGCTCACGCAGGCGGTGATGGTCTCCTCCTCGGAGGTCAGCTCACCGAGCAGCCGCAGGGCCCACGAGGCGGCCTGCTCGCTGGTGCGCAGGAACTCCAGGATGGGCGGCACGGCGACGTCCTTGCCGAAGCTCTTCACCAGCTCGAACGTGTGCTCCTTCTCATCCGCGTCCGTAGTGAGCGGGTCCACGGTGAGGGTGAAGCGGCTGAGCAGCACGGACACGGCCTCGGGGACCTTCATCTCCCCCAACTGCTGGATGGCCTTCTGCCGGGTCGCGGGGTCGCCGTACTTCTGGGTGACCTTGGGCTTGAGCTTGAGGGCTTTCTCGGGGCCCGAGCCGCCCGTGAAGATGTCTAAGAGGCCCATGTGCGCGTGTGCTCCGTATGGTTCGGCGGCGTGAGAAGGTGGGGCGCAGTCCGTCTATGACGGTGCGACGCCCAGGACAAGAGGCAAGAGGCTAGAGCGTCAGCTCGCGGCGGACGTCGCCCTGGTAGGCCCGGGCGAGCGCCTCGGCGGCGGCCCGAGCCTCGGCGGTTGTTTCCTCGGGGACCTTCACCTGGAGGTGGAGGTACAGGTCGCCCTGTGCTCCGCCCTTGAGCGAGGGAACGCCGCGCCCCTTCAGCCGC
This window of the Myxococcus xanthus genome carries:
- a CDS encoding ATP-binding response regulator, which gives rise to MRSKKKGTLAEVVPLRPVAKAAKKTPKRPAKPLPSVEADVAHRALLEMSRHLTDNAGPTEALRAHLQTIHTLLKPKVCYVARYFPSREQLHVEHVRGRYDDRVTAAVPGEGVVGRAFSQKALLRDGDTVAVPLEGPQGVGGVLVVLGSRREPSDTLLQSLAAQLTAAYEVARLRDDSARRNKDLQTAIAGLKSLEQNREELLGNVSHDLKNPLTTIKSYLAMMGREKLGPLTDAQRRAVQICDRNSDRMLRMVNDLLLMSRLQSGKMQLNQRPFGLKAVAEEVVRSLGALAEHCKVRVVIPPCPEVFVRGDRERIAEAIHNLVENGIHHSEADDTVEVRVSAEDGLAMLTVKDSGPGMSSEALEHVFDAFYRATPGMPRPPGAGLGLPLVGKIVALHGGRMESASVLGEGSTFQMVLPMFAGAVSAPEMAQAAPKSGGILLVEDDADCREVLQQVLEQEGYRVMATSGASEARSILSHIRPAMVLLDLRLSEEDGQSVLRYIRGNESLADIVVYIISGATEVASLTSGQGLERIDGFFEKPLNLPKLLDTVSAVVRPSRRAPAVP
- a CDS encoding HEAT repeat domain-containing protein, coding for MGLLDIFTGGSGPEKALKLKPKVTQKYGDPATRQKAIQQLGEMKVPEAVSVLLSRFTLTVDPLTTDADEKEHTFELVKSFGKDVAVPPILEFLRTSEQAASWALRLLGELTSEEETITACVSALQHLSAHYTRNPEKKVVLLHHVAGSQDPRIPPTVVPFLEDMSDDVKIAALKALGVFKYEPAREPMLKLLTADETARRVQTSVLSALAEGGFSVEGYREKVEPLLVEPYALGNDQRIQRRA